A genomic segment from Rubrobacter tropicus encodes:
- the menA gene encoding 1,4-dihydroxy-2-naphthoate octaprenyltransferase — protein MAEPRGSVVGEWFRLSRPFSLTAAAVPVFFGTALASDDGYFSWGPFAAMLLGSLLIQAATNMFNEFYDEQRGLDVSGTVGIAGSIVAGRVRAQSVLFGALFCYVLALFCGIYLIVVGGWPILVLGCVSALGGYLYSAGPRPIAYTPASEAAVFVFMGVLIVVIAYAVQGAGFPLYVPLAALPIGGPVAAILLANNLRDLVSDRRGGRRTLPIVFGRETGVFVYRLLLLEPYVAVGLLMAFGVVPLECALVYPSLFAALRLWRDIAAYSTPRRLDPVVKRTAGLHLIFGLLYTAGVVLSG, from the coding sequence GTGGCTGAGCCGCGGGGGTCGGTGGTGGGCGAGTGGTTCAGGCTCTCGCGGCCTTTTAGCCTTACGGCGGCGGCGGTGCCGGTCTTTTTCGGGACGGCGCTCGCCTCGGACGATGGGTATTTTTCCTGGGGGCCTTTCGCGGCGATGTTGCTGGGGAGCCTTTTGATCCAGGCCGCCACCAACATGTTCAACGAGTTTTACGACGAGCAGCGCGGGCTCGACGTGAGCGGGACCGTCGGGATCGCGGGCTCGATAGTCGCGGGGCGGGTGCGGGCGCAAAGCGTGCTGTTCGGGGCGCTCTTCTGCTACGTGCTCGCGCTTTTTTGCGGGATCTACTTGATAGTGGTCGGTGGGTGGCCGATCCTGGTCCTCGGGTGCGTCTCGGCGCTCGGCGGCTACCTCTACTCGGCAGGCCCCCGCCCCATCGCCTACACCCCGGCGAGCGAGGCGGCGGTCTTCGTCTTTATGGGCGTGCTTATAGTGGTCATAGCCTACGCCGTCCAGGGCGCGGGCTTCCCCCTCTACGTGCCGCTTGCGGCCCTGCCCATCGGCGGGCCCGTGGCGGCCATACTCCTCGCCAACAACCTCCGTGACCTCGTCTCCGACCGCCGCGGCGGGCGCCGCACGCTCCCGATAGTCTTCGGCCGGGAGACCGGCGTCTTCGTCTACAGGCTCCTCCTCCTCGAACCGTACGTGGCGGTCGGCCTCCTGATGGCCTTCGGCGTGGTCCCGCTCGAGTGCGCCCTGGTCTACCCGAGCCTCTTCGCGGCCCTCAGGCTCTGGCGGGACATAGCCGCGTACTCTACGCCGCGCCGCCTCGACCCCGTCGTCAAGCGAACCGCCGGCCTGCACCTGATCTTCGGTCTCCTCTACACGGCCGGCGTCGTCCTCAGTGGCTGA
- a CDS encoding SRPBCC family protein: MADKHRPYRAGYLLSGTSPDRVFATLLDIDGFPKWAVGLRGARALDARGRKTGEIRTGATLEFVLSAAGLTHEVTSEITAVQPPHLLEWRYTKGATGTGGWYVEETGTNTVKITLSTDYQVRPAWLNALAHRPFFRGLTEDLLRRSIRRFEQELR, encoded by the coding sequence GTGGCTGATAAGCACAGGCCGTACCGGGCCGGCTACCTCCTCTCGGGCACCTCGCCGGACAGGGTCTTCGCCACCCTCCTGGACATCGACGGCTTTCCAAAGTGGGCCGTGGGCCTCCGCGGCGCCAGAGCGCTCGACGCGCGGGGCAGAAAGACGGGTGAGATCCGAACAGGCGCCACCCTCGAGTTCGTCCTCAGCGCCGCGGGCCTCACCCACGAGGTCACCAGCGAGATCACGGCCGTCCAACCCCCGCACCTGCTCGAATGGCGCTACACCAAAGGCGCCACCGGCACCGGCGGCTGGTACGTAGAAGAAACCGGAACTAACACCGTAAAGATAACCCTCTCGACCGACTACCAGGTAAGACCGGCCTGGCTGAACGCCCTGGCCCACCGCCCCTTCTTCCGGGGCCTCACCGAAGACCTGCTCCGGCGCTCCATCCGCCGCTTCGAGCAAGAGCTGAGATAG